One segment of Gemmatimonadota bacterium DNA contains the following:
- a CDS encoding GreA/GreB family elongation factor has product MLDEIRGRIEQEIENLAHELNVVLPDRISKAVELGDLRENSEYKSALERQIFVQVRISHLSLRMSELSKIDVQAMPLDRVGFGSRVTIVDVEMKAEMTFTLVAGDFMDLDGGQVSLASPIGRGLLGSREGEDVTVELPVGARRFQVKEVLTLPQQLGLAE; this is encoded by the coding sequence ATGCTGGACGAAATCCGAGGGCGGATCGAACAGGAAATCGAGAACCTCGCGCACGAGCTCAACGTCGTACTCCCCGACCGGATTTCGAAGGCGGTGGAGCTCGGCGACCTGCGGGAGAACTCCGAATACAAGTCCGCCCTCGAGCGGCAGATCTTCGTGCAGGTGCGGATCAGCCACCTTTCGCTCCGCATGTCGGAGCTCTCGAAGATCGATGTGCAGGCGATGCCCCTCGACCGGGTCGGCTTCGGCTCGCGGGTGACGATCGTGGACGTGGAGATGAAGGCGGAGATGACCTTCACTCTCGTCGCGGGAGACTTCATGGATCTGGACGGCGGGCAGGTGTCGCTCGCTTCGCCGATCGGACGCGGCCTCCTCGGCTCGAGGGAAGGAGAGGACGTGACCGTGGAGCTTCCCGTCGGGGCGCGCCGCTTCCAGGTGAAGGAAGTCCTCACCCTTCCTCAGCAGCTCGGACTCGCCGAGTGA
- a CDS encoding thioredoxin family protein, protein MARVPSTMLALGTRAPSFSLPDPSGKVVSSEDFADASGLLVMFICPHCPFVRHVRAELAAFARDYQPRGLAVVAINSNDVAQFPDDAPEKMAEEAKEVGYTFPYLYDESQDAALAYRAACTPDFYLFDGERKLVYRGQLDGSRPGNDVPVTGADLRRAADALLAGKAVSENQMPSLGCNIKWKPGNAPDYFGG, encoded by the coding sequence ATGGCACGCGTCCCCTCCACGATGCTCGCGCTGGGTACCAGGGCGCCCTCTTTTTCTCTCCCCGATCCTTCCGGAAAGGTAGTGTCGTCCGAAGACTTCGCCGACGCGTCCGGGCTCCTCGTGATGTTCATCTGTCCCCACTGCCCCTTCGTTCGGCACGTGCGCGCCGAGCTCGCGGCCTTCGCGCGCGACTACCAGCCGCGCGGGCTCGCGGTCGTCGCGATCAACTCGAACGACGTCGCGCAGTTTCCGGACGATGCACCGGAGAAGATGGCGGAGGAAGCCAAGGAAGTCGGGTACACCTTTCCCTACCTCTACGACGAGAGCCAGGACGCCGCGCTCGCGTATCGCGCCGCGTGCACCCCCGACTTCTATCTCTTCGACGGGGAGCGGAAGCTCGTGTATCGGGGCCAGCTCGATGGGAGCCGTCCCGGGAACGACGTCCCCGTGACTGGGGCGGACCTTCGCCGCGCGGCCGACGCCCTTCTCGCCGGAAAGGCGGTCTCAGAGAACCAGATGCCGAGCCTCGGGTGCAACATCAAATGGAAGCCGGGGAACGCGCCGGACTATTTCGGGGGGTGA
- a CDS encoding MerC domain-containing protein produces MLETSYGTPRHPTGTSTRWTALAPLACAMHCAATPVLAAALPVFATTSGVEWGFLGATVLFGGITVPRHRHTSRDLRPAGLLLLGVALWVASLLRVLDPLPQDLTTAFASLAAAAGLFWLARARHTHRVAGG; encoded by the coding sequence TTGCTGGAAACCAGTTACGGAACACCCCGGCATCCAACGGGGACGAGCACGCGCTGGACGGCGCTGGCCCCGCTCGCCTGCGCCATGCACTGCGCGGCGACTCCCGTCCTCGCGGCGGCGCTTCCCGTCTTCGCCACCACCTCCGGAGTGGAGTGGGGATTTCTCGGGGCGACGGTCCTCTTCGGAGGGATCACCGTCCCCCGGCACCGGCACACCTCACGCGACCTCCGTCCCGCGGGTCTCCTCCTTCTCGGAGTCGCGCTCTGGGTCGCGTCCCTTCTCCGAGTCCTCGATCCCCTCCCGCAGGACCTCACGACCGCGTTCGCATCACTCGCCGCCGCCGCCGGCCTCTTCTGGCTCGCACGCGCTCGCCACACGCACCGTGTCGCGGGCGGTTGA
- a CDS encoding alpha/beta hydrolase-fold protein — MSLESLSHIPEGARDGSPLVVLLHGRGSDEHDLQGIVSFLPPDAILVTPRAPFPGAPWGYGPGWAWYRYSGGRRVADETLEEGLTALDDFLDTLGANLPVRPGPKILGGFSQGGTMGLAWALSRPGQLSGVAVLSGFLVESPVVEMGPGSAAGLEVFWGHGRADPNIPFTMAEESRRILGEAGAVLDTVDHPGGHQISPGELRAFRRWLDRVAAEKA; from the coding sequence ATGAGCCTCGAATCCCTCAGTCACATCCCCGAAGGCGCGCGCGACGGGAGCCCGCTCGTCGTCCTCCTCCACGGGCGGGGCTCCGACGAGCACGACCTCCAGGGGATCGTCTCCTTTCTTCCCCCCGACGCGATCCTCGTCACGCCCCGCGCACCCTTCCCCGGAGCGCCCTGGGGATACGGCCCCGGCTGGGCCTGGTACCGTTACTCCGGTGGACGTCGGGTGGCGGACGAGACGCTCGAGGAGGGCCTCACGGCGCTCGACGACTTCCTCGATACCCTGGGTGCCAACCTTCCGGTGCGGCCCGGTCCCAAAATCCTCGGGGGCTTTTCGCAGGGAGGGACGATGGGACTGGCCTGGGCCCTTTCGCGGCCGGGGCAGCTTTCCGGAGTGGCCGTCCTCTCGGGCTTCCTGGTGGAATCCCCCGTCGTGGAGATGGGCCCCGGGTCGGCCGCGGGCCTCGAGGTCTTCTGGGGGCATGGCCGCGCCGATCCCAACATCCCCTTCACGATGGCCGAAGAGAGCCGGCGCATCCTCGGCGAAGCGGGCGCCGTGCTCGACACCGTGGATCACCCCGGCGGGCACCAGATCTCGCCCGGCGAGTTGCGGGCCTTCCGCCGCTGGTTGGATCGCGTCGCAGCGGAGAAAGCTTAA